In Actinomadura citrea, a single window of DNA contains:
- a CDS encoding DUF3616 domain-containing protein has translation MIVERRVELRFRQESLEAETHVNLSAVRQDGRCLWVAGDETATIERLTAVTGGDGLVTGYGGQVTVALADLVPLPAGPDEEADIEGLARADGWLWAIGSHSLKRKKIKPGNGDAKARKRLATVVREDNRFILARIPLVTGDDGLPRAVAEDGDRTAAVLGLDKDSIADLLADDPHLAPFLPIPSKDNGLDIEGVAVHGDRLYIGLRGPVLRGWAVLVEIRPVPHPRDPRRLRALPVGDDGEPYRTHFLDLGGLGIRDLCPHGDDLLLLTGPSMDLDGPVRLVRWAGAARADAGEIVTADELVVLGELPHGDGDDHAEGIAVLDEPGTRLLVVYDSPAPGRLTADGGVLADVVHLG, from the coding sequence ATGATCGTGGAACGCCGGGTCGAGCTGCGCTTTCGCCAGGAGAGCCTTGAGGCCGAGACGCACGTCAACCTGTCCGCCGTGCGCCAGGACGGCCGCTGCCTGTGGGTGGCGGGCGACGAGACCGCCACCATCGAGCGGCTCACCGCCGTCACCGGCGGGGACGGGCTCGTCACCGGCTACGGCGGGCAGGTCACGGTCGCCCTCGCCGACCTCGTCCCGCTCCCTGCCGGGCCCGACGAGGAGGCCGACATCGAGGGCCTCGCCCGCGCCGACGGGTGGCTGTGGGCGATCGGCTCGCACAGCCTCAAGCGCAAGAAGATCAAGCCGGGGAACGGCGACGCCAAGGCGCGCAAGCGCCTCGCCACCGTCGTGCGGGAGGACAACCGCTTCATCCTGGCCCGCATCCCCCTGGTGACCGGCGACGACGGGCTGCCCCGCGCCGTCGCCGAGGACGGCGACCGCACCGCGGCCGTCCTCGGCCTGGACAAGGACTCCATCGCCGACCTGCTGGCCGACGACCCGCACCTCGCGCCGTTCCTGCCCATCCCGAGCAAGGACAACGGCCTGGACATCGAGGGCGTCGCCGTGCACGGCGACCGCCTCTACATCGGGCTGCGCGGGCCCGTGCTGCGCGGCTGGGCGGTACTGGTGGAGATCCGCCCCGTCCCGCACCCGAGGGACCCGCGGCGCCTGCGGGCGCTGCCCGTCGGCGACGACGGCGAGCCCTACCGCACCCACTTCCTGGACCTCGGCGGCCTCGGGATCCGCGACCTGTGCCCGCACGGCGACGATCTGCTGCTGCTCACAGGGCCGAGCATGGACCTGGACGGCCCGGTGCGCCTCGTGCGCTGGGCGGGCGCCGCCCGCGCCGACGCCGGTGAGATCGTCACGGCCGACGAGCTGGTGGTGCTGGGCGAGCTGCCCCATGGCGACGGCGACGACCACGCCGAGGGCATCGCCGTGCTGGACGAGCCCGGCACCCGTCTTCTCGTCGTCTACGACAGCCCCGCCCCCGGCCGGCTCACGGCGGACGGCGGCGTCCTCGCCGACGTCGTCCATCTCGGCTAG
- a CDS encoding acyl-CoA dehydrogenase family protein, which translates to MIEWSEEDLMIRDAVRGWIDAEVRPNLDALESGELPPYDLLRSLYKTFGMDEMARSSFHARLARERGGPGDAAGAEESGDDRPGGGNAAMSMLPVIELCRVAPGLVSAMGVGLGLAAGTIMKRGTPEQKERWALPLLTMEKVGAWAITEPNSGSDAFGGMQATARKDGDEYVINGGKTFITNGPYADTIVFYCKLDNGAAPRDREILTFVLDRGMPGLEQSKPLRKMGLHSSPTGELFLDDVRAGADRLLASGSQGGKESARQNFVTERAGVAAMALGVIEECLKLSVEYAKTRELWGQRIGDFQLIQLKLAKMEVARLNVQNLVFRHIEMQRAGRTPTLAEASAMKLYAAQAASEVAQEAVQLFGGNGYMSEYRVEQLARDAKSFQIYAGTDEIQVTHIARDLLSR; encoded by the coding sequence ATGATCGAGTGGTCCGAGGAAGACCTGATGATCCGGGACGCGGTGCGCGGCTGGATCGACGCGGAGGTCCGCCCGAACCTGGACGCGCTGGAGTCGGGCGAGCTGCCGCCCTACGACCTGCTCCGCAGCCTCTACAAGACGTTCGGGATGGACGAGATGGCCCGCTCGTCCTTCCACGCCCGGCTGGCCAGGGAACGCGGGGGCCCGGGTGACGCCGCCGGTGCCGAGGAGTCCGGCGACGACCGGCCCGGCGGCGGCAACGCGGCGATGTCGATGCTGCCGGTCATCGAGCTGTGCAGGGTCGCGCCCGGCCTGGTCTCGGCGATGGGCGTCGGGCTCGGCCTCGCCGCCGGGACGATCATGAAGCGCGGCACGCCCGAGCAGAAGGAGCGCTGGGCGCTCCCGCTGCTCACCATGGAGAAGGTCGGCGCCTGGGCGATCACCGAGCCGAACTCCGGGTCCGACGCGTTCGGCGGGATGCAGGCCACCGCGCGCAAGGACGGCGACGAGTACGTCATCAACGGCGGCAAGACCTTCATCACCAACGGCCCCTACGCCGACACGATCGTCTTCTACTGCAAACTCGACAACGGGGCCGCCCCGCGGGACCGGGAGATCCTCACCTTCGTCCTCGACCGGGGCATGCCCGGCCTGGAGCAGAGCAAGCCCCTGCGCAAGATGGGGCTGCACTCCTCCCCCACCGGCGAGCTGTTCCTCGACGACGTGCGCGCGGGCGCCGACCGGCTCCTGGCCTCCGGCTCGCAGGGCGGCAAGGAGTCGGCCCGCCAGAACTTCGTCACCGAGCGCGCCGGCGTCGCCGCGATGGCGCTCGGCGTCATCGAGGAGTGCCTGAAGCTGTCGGTCGAGTACGCCAAGACCCGGGAGCTGTGGGGGCAGCGCATCGGCGACTTCCAGCTCATCCAGCTCAAGCTGGCGAAGATGGAGGTCGCGCGCCTCAACGTGCAGAACCTGGTGTTCCGGCACATCGAGATGCAGCGCGCCGGGCGCACCCCGACCCTGGCCGAGGCGTCGGCGATGAAGCTGTACGCCGCGCAGGCCGCCAGCGAGGTCGCGCAGGAGGCCGTGCAGCTGTTCGGCGGCAACGGCTACATGAGCGAGTACCGCGTGGAGCAGCTCGCCCGCGACGCCAAGTCCTTCCAGATCTACGCCGGCACCGACGAGATCCAGGTCACCCACATCGCCCGCGACCTGCTGTCGCGCTGA
- a CDS encoding DUF1707 and FHA domain-containing protein, producing the protein MDGQPSFPVRASDTERDRVLRVLSDRVAEGRMSNETFERRVDQVLQARSKAELADIVHDLPTGNRVVNRLTGLISSVSQATARIEAAWRAPRLPRFMLPPRELGRIVVGRAPACQFILTDLTVSRFHAEIYRADEGWMISDLGSMNGTRVNGYRLTGPARVRPGDEVGFGNSAFIVTAP; encoded by the coding sequence ATGGACGGTCAGCCCTCATTCCCGGTGAGAGCGTCCGACACGGAACGGGACCGGGTGCTGCGCGTCCTCAGCGACCGCGTGGCCGAGGGCCGGATGTCGAACGAGACGTTCGAGCGCCGTGTCGACCAGGTGCTGCAGGCGCGCAGCAAGGCCGAGCTGGCCGACATCGTGCACGACCTGCCGACCGGCAACCGCGTCGTGAACCGGCTGACCGGCCTCATCTCCTCGGTCTCGCAGGCGACCGCGCGGATCGAGGCGGCGTGGCGGGCGCCGCGGCTGCCCCGGTTCATGCTCCCGCCGCGCGAGCTCGGCCGCATCGTCGTCGGCCGCGCCCCCGCCTGCCAGTTCATCCTCACCGACCTCACCGTCTCCCGGTTCCACGCCGAGATCTACCGCGCGGACGAGGGCTGGATGATCTCCGATCTCGGGTCGATGAACGGCACTCGCGTGAACGGGTACCGGCTGACCGGCCCGGCCCGCGTCCGGCCCGGCGACGAGGTCGGCTTCGGCAACTCCGCCTTCATCGTCACCGCGCCCTAA
- a CDS encoding ROK family transcriptional regulator produces the protein MPVPGTPSLLRAINDRAALEALLARGPLTRPQISDLTGLSKPTASQLLARLEQAGLVVRDGVREGLPGRTAELYRINGAAAHVAGADVTPARIRASVADLAGTVVGEHTLPTPGRTGVDVVARMAAALDGAAAAAGLTRDRLDRAVVGIQGAVDPATGRLGYASHIPGWHIPDLVDTLSGGLGVRVAIENDVNLAALAERARGRAEGAADFVLLWVADGVGMAVVLNGALHRGATGGAGEIGYMPAVGAPLMRDVRRTHTGGVHSLTGGAAVLRLMREHGFRGRDAATALSRAAADVETAGRRTATDAGARAERALTELATRLGATLATVVAVIDPALVVLTGDVLRAGGEPLRARVEQHLHSLTIPRPEVRLSTVQGNPVLAGALQQALQETRDEVFTTTVP, from the coding sequence ATGCCCGTCCCCGGAACGCCCAGCCTGCTGCGGGCGATCAACGACCGCGCCGCGCTGGAGGCGCTGCTGGCCCGGGGGCCGCTGACCCGGCCGCAGATCTCCGACCTCACCGGCCTCTCCAAGCCGACCGCCTCCCAGCTGCTCGCGCGGCTGGAGCAGGCCGGGCTCGTCGTCCGCGACGGCGTCCGCGAGGGCCTGCCCGGACGCACCGCCGAGCTGTACCGGATCAACGGCGCCGCCGCCCACGTCGCGGGCGCCGACGTCACCCCCGCGCGGATCCGCGCCAGCGTCGCCGACCTCGCCGGGACGGTCGTCGGCGAGCACACCCTGCCCACGCCCGGCCGCACCGGCGTGGACGTCGTGGCCCGGATGGCCGCCGCGCTCGACGGCGCCGCCGCGGCGGCCGGCCTCACCCGGGACCGCCTCGACCGGGCCGTCGTCGGCATCCAGGGCGCCGTCGACCCCGCCACCGGCCGCCTCGGCTACGCCTCGCACATCCCCGGCTGGCACATCCCCGACCTGGTGGACACCCTGAGCGGCGGGCTCGGCGTGCGCGTCGCGATCGAGAACGACGTCAACCTCGCCGCGCTCGCCGAGCGGGCCCGCGGGCGGGCCGAGGGCGCGGCGGACTTCGTCCTGCTGTGGGTCGCCGACGGCGTCGGCATGGCCGTCGTGCTGAACGGGGCGCTGCACCGGGGCGCGACCGGCGGCGCCGGGGAGATCGGCTACATGCCCGCGGTGGGCGCCCCGCTCATGCGGGACGTGCGCCGCACCCACACCGGCGGCGTGCACAGCCTCACCGGCGGCGCGGCCGTACTGAGGCTGATGCGCGAGCACGGCTTCCGCGGACGGGACGCCGCCACCGCGCTCAGCCGCGCCGCGGCCGACGTGGAGACCGCGGGCAGGCGCACGGCCACGGACGCGGGCGCTCGCGCGGAACGCGCCCTCACCGAGCTCGCCACCAGGCTCGGCGCCACGCTCGCCACGGTCGTGGCCGTCATCGACCCCGCGCTCGTCGTCCTCACCGGCGACGTCCTGCGCGCCGGCGGCGAACCGCTCCGCGCGCGCGTCGAACAGCACCTGCACAGCCTGACGATCCCGCGCCCCGAGGTGCGGCTGAGCACCGTCCAGGGCAACCCCGTCCTGGCCGGGGCCCTACAGCAGGCGCTCCAGGAGACCCGCGACGAGGTCTTCACCACCACCGTCCCCTGA
- a CDS encoding ABC transporter substrate-binding protein translates to MPTTTTRRLAAVMAAAGLALAAACTAGGDQSGKGPASGEKQTIEVWHGWSAPHEVKAFQDAVAGFNKAHPTITVKLVNGQTDDRITNAIRGGNPPDVVSSFTTDSVGQWCQSGAWQNLSPYIAKSGLDLNQFPRAVRSYTEYKGTRCAMPLLADAYGLYYNKKLMKGEQPPKTMGELTALAKKLTVRSPDGTIKVAGFMPSVQYYEHQVQHLAPQFGVTWLTGDGKANFAGDPAFQAYLKWNKSLIDWYGYDNVKKFLRSMGQEFESSNPFEKGRTAMAVDGEWRTKFIQEEAPGLDYGTAPVPVSDDRASAYGGGFITGTVVGIPRGAEHAPAAWEFVRYLTTDTGALVTFANALANVPSTIPALSSPKLTLPPQFRTFLDVFKNPNSSTTPPTPNGNDYVVRFEKFTQEEWEPGRVSDLGRALRKLDGEVDDSLKLAGG, encoded by the coding sequence GTGCCCACCACCACAACGCGCCGGCTTGCGGCGGTCATGGCCGCCGCCGGGCTCGCTCTCGCGGCCGCGTGCACGGCCGGCGGCGACCAGTCCGGCAAGGGCCCGGCGTCCGGCGAGAAGCAGACCATCGAGGTCTGGCACGGCTGGAGCGCCCCGCACGAGGTGAAGGCCTTCCAGGACGCCGTCGCCGGCTTCAACAAGGCCCACCCCACCATCACCGTCAAGCTCGTCAACGGCCAGACCGACGACCGCATCACCAACGCCATCCGCGGCGGGAACCCGCCGGACGTGGTGTCGTCCTTCACCACCGACAGCGTCGGGCAGTGGTGCCAGAGCGGCGCGTGGCAGAACCTCTCGCCCTACATCGCCAAGTCCGGGCTGGACCTGAACCAGTTCCCGCGGGCGGTGCGGAGCTACACCGAGTACAAGGGCACCCGCTGCGCGATGCCGCTGCTGGCCGACGCCTACGGCCTCTACTACAACAAGAAGCTGATGAAGGGCGAGCAGCCGCCGAAGACGATGGGCGAGCTGACCGCGCTCGCCAAGAAGCTCACCGTCCGGTCCCCCGACGGGACCATCAAGGTCGCCGGCTTCATGCCGTCCGTCCAGTACTACGAGCACCAGGTCCAGCACCTGGCCCCGCAGTTCGGCGTCACGTGGCTGACCGGCGACGGCAAGGCCAACTTCGCCGGCGACCCCGCCTTCCAGGCCTACCTGAAGTGGAACAAGAGCCTCATCGACTGGTACGGCTACGACAACGTCAAGAAGTTCCTGCGCTCGATGGGCCAGGAGTTCGAGTCGTCCAACCCCTTCGAGAAGGGGAGGACGGCGATGGCCGTGGACGGCGAGTGGCGCACCAAGTTCATCCAGGAGGAGGCGCCCGGGCTCGACTACGGCACGGCGCCCGTCCCCGTCTCCGACGATCGCGCGAGCGCCTACGGCGGCGGGTTCATCACCGGTACCGTCGTCGGGATCCCGCGCGGCGCCGAGCATGCCCCGGCGGCCTGGGAGTTCGTCCGGTACCTCACCACGGACACCGGGGCGCTGGTCACCTTCGCCAACGCGCTCGCCAACGTTCCCTCCACGATCCCGGCGCTGTCGTCGCCGAAGCTGACGCTGCCGCCGCAGTTCCGGACGTTCCTGGACGTCTTCAAGAACCCCAACAGCTCCACCACGCCGCCGACGCCGAACGGCAACGACTACGTCGTCCGGTTCGAGAAGTTCACCCAGGAGGAGTGGGAGCCCGGCAGGGTGAGCGACCTCGGCCGGGCGCTGAGGAAGCTCGACGGCGAGGTCGACGACTCCCTCAAGCTCGCCGGAGGCTGA
- a CDS encoding carbohydrate ABC transporter permease: MASGSLRLPLPGARGKTSAARARRRRRLRVLAFLSPWLAGFGLFFVYPLAATVYFSFTRYNLFTLEYVGLDNYTYLLHDRDAWTAMRNTLWLVAVLVPLRVLFGLGVAQLLTRIKRGAGVLRSILYLPYLVPPVSATVAFVFLLNPGTGPFPALSARLGIPLPDFFNDAAWAKPGLTLLGLWAVGDVMIIMLAALLNVPASLYEAAAIDGAGAWARFRHITLPTVSPVLAFSAVTGVIETLQYFTQPMVAGKVASGRADLPGVQYSPGYPDGSTLTFPQWLYDQGFRQFNMGYACVLALVMFATAMAFTVFLLRRFRAFAGEEAQ; encoded by the coding sequence GTGGCATCCGGCTCACTGCGCCTCCCGCTCCCCGGGGCGCGGGGCAAGACGTCGGCGGCGCGGGCACGCCGCCGACGGCGGCTCCGGGTCCTGGCGTTCCTGTCCCCCTGGCTCGCCGGGTTCGGCCTGTTCTTCGTCTACCCCCTCGCCGCCACCGTCTACTTCTCCTTCACCCGCTACAACCTGTTCACGCTGGAGTACGTCGGCCTCGACAACTACACCTACCTGCTGCACGACCGCGACGCCTGGACGGCGATGCGCAACACGCTGTGGCTGGTCGCCGTGCTCGTCCCGCTGCGGGTGCTGTTCGGCCTCGGCGTCGCCCAGCTGCTCACCAGGATCAAGCGGGGCGCGGGCGTGCTGCGCTCGATCCTCTACCTGCCGTACCTGGTCCCGCCCGTCTCGGCCACGGTCGCGTTCGTGTTCCTGCTGAACCCCGGCACCGGCCCCTTCCCGGCCCTCTCCGCGCGGCTCGGGATCCCGCTGCCCGACTTCTTCAACGACGCCGCCTGGGCCAAGCCCGGCCTGACGCTGCTCGGTCTGTGGGCGGTCGGCGACGTCATGATCATCATGCTGGCGGCGCTGCTGAACGTGCCCGCGTCGCTGTACGAGGCGGCCGCGATCGACGGCGCCGGCGCCTGGGCCCGGTTCCGGCACATCACGCTGCCGACCGTGTCCCCCGTCCTGGCGTTCTCCGCCGTCACCGGCGTCATCGAGACGCTGCAGTACTTCACGCAGCCGATGGTGGCGGGCAAGGTCGCCTCCGGGCGCGCCGACCTGCCCGGCGTCCAGTACTCCCCCGGCTACCCCGACGGCTCGACGCTGACGTTCCCGCAATGGCTCTACGACCAGGGGTTCCGCCAGTTCAACATGGGCTACGCGTGCGTGCTGGCGCTCGTCATGTTCGCCACCGCGATGGCGTTCACCGTGTTCCTGCTCCGCCGGTTCCGCGCGTTCGCCGGAGAGGAGGCGCAATGA
- a CDS encoding carbohydrate ABC transporter permease codes for MIPGGRARRALLWLAVHATAVAIGVMFLAPLAFMLLTAVMTDRQALSGDLWPRGPHLANFAEVFSGDMIRWTVNSTVYAGLSTLFMLVSSVPVAYALARFRFRGRNLALVVVISAMMLPPQVTMVPLYIVWARFGLTGTLWPLIIPQLFGDAFSIFLLRQFLVTIPREYADAARVDGCGELRTMLRVVLPMAKPALAAVALFQFFYCWNDYFRPLVYADPDHWTLAIGVATFRAAHHVEWNLTMAATLLTILPVLVVFFLAQRVFIQGVTLTGVKG; via the coding sequence ATGATCCCGGGAGGGCGCGCCCGCCGGGCGCTGCTGTGGCTCGCCGTGCACGCCACCGCCGTCGCGATCGGCGTGATGTTCCTGGCGCCCCTGGCGTTCATGCTGCTGACCGCCGTGATGACCGACCGGCAGGCACTGAGCGGCGACCTGTGGCCGCGCGGCCCGCACCTCGCCAACTTCGCCGAGGTGTTCAGCGGCGACATGATCCGCTGGACCGTCAACAGCACCGTGTACGCGGGCCTGTCCACGCTGTTCATGCTGGTCTCCAGCGTCCCGGTGGCGTACGCGCTGGCCCGGTTCCGGTTCCGCGGCCGCAACCTGGCGCTCGTCGTGGTGATCTCGGCGATGATGCTGCCGCCGCAGGTCACCATGGTGCCGCTGTACATCGTGTGGGCCCGGTTCGGGCTGACCGGCACGCTGTGGCCCCTGATCATCCCGCAGCTGTTCGGGGACGCGTTCTCGATCTTCCTGCTGCGCCAGTTCCTGGTGACGATCCCCCGCGAGTACGCCGACGCCGCCCGCGTGGACGGCTGCGGCGAGCTGCGCACGATGCTGCGGGTCGTCCTGCCGATGGCGAAGCCCGCCCTGGCCGCGGTGGCGCTGTTCCAGTTCTTCTACTGCTGGAACGACTACTTCAGGCCGCTGGTGTACGCCGACCCCGACCACTGGACGCTCGCCATCGGCGTCGCCACGTTCCGCGCCGCCCACCACGTCGAGTGGAACCTCACCATGGCCGCGACGCTGCTGACGATCCTGCCGGTGCTGGTGGTGTTCTTCCTCGCCCAGCGCGTGTTCATCCAGGGCGTGACCTTGACGGGAGTGAAGGGTTGA